TTGCCAAAGGGGTGCTGCAAGAGTGAAAGGATCAACAAGTAACTTCCAAATGCTGCTGTTTTGGGCCTGTTTTCATAAAAATGGGCCCAAAACAGGGGAGGTCCCGGGCATCGGCTTTAGCCGATGACCTTCTTTATTTAAACAACAAGGTAAAGGCCGTGCCGGCGCCCTCAGTAGATTGAACCTGAATGGCGCCTTTGTGCAGCATCATGATCTGCTTACATAAACTCAGGCCAATACCGCTGCCGCTTTTCTTGCTGCTGAAAAAAGGGATGAAGATCTTTTCCTGCACCTCTTTAGACATTCCGGTGCCGTTGTCGGCCACTTTCACCACCACGTTTCCGTTGGCGCCCGCGTAGGCAGACAGGGTGATCTCAGGGTGGGGCTGCTCCTTGACCGCGTCTATGGCGTTAACCAGCAGGTTGATCAACACCTGGTCCAACAGGTTGCCATCTGCCTGCAGCGTGAGGTTCTTGTCTTCCAGGAGCAGGTTCAGGTGAATGTTTTTCTGCGCCATTGTGGGCTCCATGAGCCGCCTGAGGTTCAGGAACAGGTCCTGCAGGTAAATTTTCTCCAGGTTCAGCTTGGTGATCTTGCTTAGGTTGCGGTAGGTCTCCGCGAACTTGAGCAAGCCCTGGCTCCGGTATTTAATGGTACTGATGCCTTCCTCCAGGTCTTCCAGGTCATCTTGGGTAACCCCGTTGGCCATAGTATCCTGCAGGCGGTTCTTGAGGGTGTCGGCCAGGGAGGAGATAGGCGCAATGGAGTTCATGATTTCATGGGTCATCACGTTCAGCAGTTTTTGCCAGGCCAGAGATTCGGTTTCTTCCAGGGCATCATTCACGTTCTGGAACGCCACCAATTTGTACCGTCTGCCCTCGTTCTGGAAAACGGTGGCAGACAACATGAATTTATACGTGCCCCGTTCTAAACTAGGGAACTGGATAAGGGCAATTTTATGCTGGGTCGCCGACAGGGTAGTCACTTCTTTATACAGCGTGGGGTCCCTTTTCTCCAAAGAATGCACGGTCCTGAGAAAAGGCAGCTGGAGGAGTTTTTTCAGGGCCTCGTTCATCAACACCACCTCGCCGCTGTCTAGGTCATAAGACATGATACCGGTATCTACCAGTTCCAGAATACGCTGCAGGTGCTGGTGCTGGGTCTCTTTTTCCTGGTTTATATTCTTGAAGGTGGTATTGATCTGGTTAAACCCCTTGCGTAGGTGCACCAACTGCGGCGAGGAAGACTTTTCATTGAAGTACCTGGAGAAATCGCGGTACTGGATGGCCTCAATAAATAGGTTCAGTTCCTCCTGGGCCCGTTTAAGGAACCGGATTAGCTCATAAACCTGGAACAGAAGCACCGGAATAAGAAACACTAGCAGTTCGGCCCAGCCTTTCAACAGCAGCAGAGACGGGGCGCTTAAGGAGAGAAGCAGCAGAAACACCCGCAAAAGCAGCTTCCCTTCAAAGTTCTTAAAGCTCATATTTGCCCAGTCTTCGGTACAGCGCGGTGCGGGTAATGCCCAACTCCTTGGCTGCTTTGGTCATGACCCCGTTGTGCTTTTCCAGCACCCGTATGATGGTGGCTTTCTCCAGTTCCTCCAGGTTGGTAGCGTTGGGCAGGGCAGCCGGGGCCGGGGCCGCCTCAATAGGCGAGAAGAGAATGTCTTTAGCGTCCAGGGCCTTGTCTTCGGCCATGATCACGGCCCGCTCAATGGCATACTGCAGCTCCCGTACGTTGCCCGGAAAAGCATAATTTTTAAGCTTTTCTATTGCTTTGGCGGTAAGGTCCAGCTGGGGTTTGAGGTATTTGTTGGCGTACACCTGTATGTAGTGGCGAGCCAGCAAAATCACGTCATTGCCCCGCCGCCGCAGCGGCGGCACCACAATCTCCACGGTATTGATGCGGTAAATCAAATCCTTCCGGAAACGGGCGTCACTGGCCAAGTCTGCCAGAGAGACGTTGGTGGCGCAGAGCAGGCGCACGTCTATGTCTATGGCCGTGTTGGAACCCACCCTGATCACCTGCCGGTTCTGGAGAACGCTAAGTAATTTTGCCTGTTGCTGGAGCGAGATGTTGCCAATCTCATCCAGGAAGATGGTGCCTTTGTGGGCCGCCTCAAACCGCCCCATGCGCTCCTCGCGCGCATCTGTAAAGGCCCCTTTCTTGTGCCCGAAGAGCTCACTCTCAAACAAGGATTCTGTCAGGGCCCCCACGTCTACCTTAATGAACGGCTGATTTGCCCGCAGCGAGTGCTGGTGGATCGCCTTGGCGATGAGTTCTTTCCCGGTGCCGTTTTCGCCTAGAATAAGAATGTTGGCGTCAGTAGGAGCTACTTTCTTGATTTTGTAGAAAATGTCCTGCATGGGCCCAGATTCACCAATCAACTCTGGGCCCATGCCAGCAACGTTTTGGCCAGAGGCCGAGGCAGGGCTTTCTTTGCCTTTCTCGCTGATTGCCTCCTGCAGGGTGGCCAGCAGTTTTTCATTGTGCCAGGGCTTCACCACAAAATCATAGGCGCCCTCCTTCAGGGATCTTATGGCCAGGTCAATGTCGCCGTAGGCGGTGATCATGACCACGGCGGCCTCAGATTTCAGGCGTTTGATCTCCTTCAGCCAGAAAATACCCTCGTTGCCCGTGTTAATGGAGGAAGCGAAATTCATGTCCAGCAGGATAAGGTCAAACGCCTGCCGCTTGAGGTGGGCCGGAATGCTGTCTGGGTTTTTCTCCACCACTATCTCCTTCACCTGCGGCCTTAGCAGCAAACGTACCGCCGTGAGCACATCAGGGTCATCATCAATCACCAGAATGGAAGCCTTCTTCAGTTGCATAGGAGTTTCTTGAATGCGGGTAGATTATCAGTCTGCGGTGTACGTCTTGAATATGGATTTCCGTTTTGGGCCTGTTTTCCGGAAAACAGGCCCAAAACGGCGGGTGCCCTTTTTCAGTTCCAGCCCTGCCAAAGTTATTATAATAGGCTGCACGTGTTTTCCCTTCCTAAAAAACGATAATTATGCCATACCTGCAACTTCTTGATTGTGAATGGTTTTGCTATAATTATCAGATGGGATAGGAGCGAAATCGCACACCTGGGGTGCGGATTTGCACGGATGCGCCTGCTTTGTAA
This Rufibacter radiotolerans DNA region includes the following protein-coding sequences:
- a CDS encoding sensor histidine kinase gives rise to the protein MSFKNFEGKLLLRVFLLLLSLSAPSLLLLKGWAELLVFLIPVLLFQVYELIRFLKRAQEELNLFIEAIQYRDFSRYFNEKSSSPQLVHLRKGFNQINTTFKNINQEKETQHQHLQRILELVDTGIMSYDLDSGEVVLMNEALKKLLQLPFLRTVHSLEKRDPTLYKEVTTLSATQHKIALIQFPSLERGTYKFMLSATVFQNEGRRYKLVAFQNVNDALEETESLAWQKLLNVMTHEIMNSIAPISSLADTLKNRLQDTMANGVTQDDLEDLEEGISTIKYRSQGLLKFAETYRNLSKITKLNLEKIYLQDLFLNLRRLMEPTMAQKNIHLNLLLEDKNLTLQADGNLLDQVLINLLVNAIDAVKEQPHPEITLSAYAGANGNVVVKVADNGTGMSKEVQEKIFIPFFSSKKSGSGIGLSLCKQIMMLHKGAIQVQSTEGAGTAFTLLFK
- a CDS encoding sigma-54-dependent transcriptional regulator, with product MQLKKASILVIDDDPDVLTAVRLLLRPQVKEIVVEKNPDSIPAHLKRQAFDLILLDMNFASSINTGNEGIFWLKEIKRLKSEAAVVMITAYGDIDLAIRSLKEGAYDFVVKPWHNEKLLATLQEAISEKGKESPASASGQNVAGMGPELIGESGPMQDIFYKIKKVAPTDANILILGENGTGKELIAKAIHQHSLRANQPFIKVDVGALTESLFESELFGHKKGAFTDAREERMGRFEAAHKGTIFLDEIGNISLQQQAKLLSVLQNRQVIRVGSNTAIDIDVRLLCATNVSLADLASDARFRKDLIYRINTVEIVVPPLRRRGNDVILLARHYIQVYANKYLKPQLDLTAKAIEKLKNYAFPGNVRELQYAIERAVIMAEDKALDAKDILFSPIEAAPAPAALPNATNLEELEKATIIRVLEKHNGVMTKAAKELGITRTALYRRLGKYEL